The following coding sequences lie in one Apium graveolens cultivar Ventura chromosome 3, ASM990537v1, whole genome shotgun sequence genomic window:
- the LOC141710568 gene encoding uncharacterized protein LOC141710568 → MVCICFLVDQRRMKKNMKPVAATCSRCGCSAKVADMETSTRFCKIPFYWNSYKAIICTYCGATLKSYP, encoded by the coding sequence ATGGTGTGCATCTGCTTCTTGGTAGATCAAAGGAGAATGAAGAAGAACATGAAGCCAGTAGCAGCAACATGCTCGCGGTGTGGTTGTAGTGCAAAGGTAGCTGACATGGAAACATCCACAAGATTTTGTAAAATCCCATTTTATTGGAACTCTTACAAAGCCATTATCTGTACTTATTGTGGAGCTACTCTTAAATCTTACCCATAA